The Klebsiella sp. RHBSTW-00484 genome includes a window with the following:
- a CDS encoding PucR family transcriptional regulator, with protein MSLTVNEILALDGLSAMRLRAGKQGLQLAVRWYYVAENENIAEWIMGGELVFITGINHPRDEDNLIHLLMEGKQRGIAGMVILTGDAYIHTIPPRLIALADELGIPLIEQPYLLKMVIVTERIGTALVRSENALQSQRDILLQLLTGDYPDLQILHQRALHQQLDFTRPLRVAALRLEGIARLFRQFPPEQAEAWLQQARRTVRQRLQQQLNQQGNPFPLVERSNMFLFLLPDEEGEFYQQKKWLEQWLLALAESDDKLSLLCGLSAPVQQLQGYPRALSQARQALDLSDTLRPAQRISDYQQLGFIKLLSAVGDPTLLTDFMHDTLGCLIEPDRKSPWLLMETLETLLQESGNVVRAAERLGIHRNTLHQRIQRIEKLTCYPVSHPQFHLNASVALAIWRMSQNHLREQP; from the coding sequence ATGAGCCTGACGGTCAATGAAATCCTCGCGCTGGACGGACTCTCCGCCATGCGCCTGCGCGCGGGTAAACAGGGCCTCCAGCTGGCAGTTCGCTGGTACTACGTGGCGGAAAATGAAAATATCGCCGAGTGGATCATGGGCGGGGAACTGGTGTTTATCACCGGGATCAACCATCCCCGCGATGAAGACAACCTGATTCATTTACTGATGGAAGGCAAGCAGCGCGGGATCGCCGGGATGGTGATCCTGACCGGCGACGCTTATATCCACACGATCCCGCCGCGGCTGATCGCGCTGGCCGACGAACTGGGCATTCCGCTGATTGAGCAGCCCTATCTGCTGAAGATGGTGATCGTGACCGAGCGCATCGGCACCGCGCTGGTACGCAGCGAGAATGCCCTGCAATCACAGCGCGATATTCTACTGCAGCTGCTAACCGGCGATTATCCCGACCTGCAAATCCTGCACCAGCGCGCGCTCCACCAGCAGCTGGATTTTACCCGCCCGCTGCGGGTGGCGGCACTGCGCCTTGAGGGGATAGCGCGCCTGTTTCGCCAGTTTCCGCCCGAACAGGCCGAAGCCTGGCTCCAGCAGGCCCGCCGCACCGTGCGCCAGCGCTTGCAGCAGCAGCTCAATCAGCAGGGCAACCCTTTTCCGCTGGTCGAGCGCAGCAATATGTTTCTCTTCCTGCTCCCGGATGAGGAAGGCGAGTTTTATCAACAGAAAAAGTGGTTAGAACAGTGGTTGCTGGCGCTGGCGGAAAGCGATGATAAGTTATCGCTGCTGTGCGGCCTTTCCGCACCGGTGCAGCAACTACAGGGCTATCCACGCGCGCTGTCGCAGGCGCGTCAGGCGCTGGATCTTAGCGATACATTGCGGCCGGCCCAACGCATCAGCGACTACCAACAACTGGGCTTTATCAAACTGCTTTCCGCCGTCGGCGACCCCACCCTACTAACCGACTTTATGCATGACACCCTCGGCTGCCTGATCGAACCCGATCGCAAAAGCCCGTGGTTGTTAATGGAGACCCTGGAAACGCTGCTTCAGGAGAGCGGCAACGTAGTCAGGGCCGCCGAGCGGTTGGGGATTCACCGCAACACGCTGCATCAGCGCATCCAACGAATCGAAAAGCTGACCTGCTATCCGGTCAGCCATCCGCAGTTTCATCTCAACGCCTCGGTCGCCCTGGCTATCTGGCGTATGTCGCAAAACCATTTACGGGAACAACCATGA